Proteins from a single region of Rhodospirillales bacterium:
- the queD gene encoding 6-carboxytetrahydropterin synthase QueD: MYTISKEYHFSASHILHGLADDHPCARLHGHNYVVEVELQSEKLNSTGFVHDYRELDALKKYIDEEIDHRHLNDVLSENNTTAERIAKHFYDWCKDKWPEVSAVRVKETPKTSAEYRS; this comes from the coding sequence ATGTACACAATATCAAAAGAATACCACTTCTCCGCCTCTCATATTTTACACGGTCTTGCAGATGATCACCCTTGCGCACGTTTGCACGGACACAACTATGTTGTCGAAGTCGAATTACAAAGTGAGAAGTTGAATTCCACCGGATTTGTCCATGATTACCGCGAACTTGATGCACTCAAAAAATACATCGATGAAGAAATCGACCACCGCCACCTCAACGACGTGCTGAGTGAAAACAACACCACCGCCGAAAGGATCGCTAAACATTTCTATGACTGGTGCAAAGATAAATGGCCGGAAGTCTCCGCCGTGCGCGTAAAGGAAACCCCAAAAACCAGCGCGGAATACCGCTCATGA
- the queC gene encoding 7-cyano-7-deazaguanine synthase QueC, with the protein MKTAVICSGGLDSITLAYKTAKQRTLTRLISFDYGQRHKKELKCAAHHARALGVPHHIIDISAVGAALTGSALTDDVTVPDGHYAENSMKITIVPNRNAIMLTIAYGIASANKDDAVATAVHGGDHFIYPDCRPSFIKAFAAMQNEALAGVSNIELYTPFLDKTKADIVAEGTRLGVPFIETWSCYKGGKIHCGRCGTCVERQEAFNIAGINDPTGYEDPDFWIETCRIKKESGA; encoded by the coding sequence ATGAAAACAGCCGTAATCTGCTCCGGCGGGCTCGATTCCATCACTTTGGCTTATAAAACGGCTAAACAGCGTACCCTCACCCGTTTAATTTCGTTCGATTACGGCCAGCGCCATAAAAAAGAACTGAAATGCGCCGCGCATCACGCGCGTGCTCTGGGTGTGCCTCATCACATCATCGACATTTCCGCTGTCGGCGCTGCGCTTACCGGATCAGCCCTGACCGACGATGTTACCGTTCCTGACGGACATTATGCGGAAAACTCAATGAAGATCACCATTGTCCCCAACCGCAATGCCATCATGCTCACCATCGCCTATGGCATCGCCTCGGCAAACAAGGATGACGCCGTTGCCACCGCCGTGCATGGCGGCGATCATTTCATCTATCCTGATTGCCGCCCCAGCTTTATCAAAGCCTTCGCCGCCATGCAAAATGAAGCTCTTGCAGGAGTCTCAAACATTGAACTTTACACACCTTTTCTTGACAAAACCAAAGCCGATATTGTCGCCGAAGGTACACGGCTCGGCGTTCCGTTTATCGAAACATGGTCTTGTTATAAAGGCGGAAAAATTCACTGTGGCCGCTGCGGAACTTGCGTTGAGCGCCAGGAGGCTTTTAACATCGCGGGCATTAATGACCCTACAGGATATGAAGACCCGGATTTTTGGATCGAAACGTGTCGCATCAAAAAAGAAAGTGGCGCCTGA
- a CDS encoding flagellar biosynthesis protein FlgC → MIGPINIALSGLAAANKQLTASASNIANLQTTGSLEEGEQMPYTPLRAQQTAQTDNEGNGQGVTSTFVPKNDPFVPAYAPDSPFANNEGLIGMPNVDLAEEAVNLNLAKIQYKANIKTIEAASELSEELFRLFDDKA, encoded by the coding sequence ATGATTGGACCAATTAACATTGCACTTTCCGGTTTAGCGGCGGCGAATAAACAACTCACCGCCAGCGCGTCCAATATTGCCAATTTGCAAACCACCGGCTCGCTGGAAGAAGGCGAGCAAATGCCCTATACACCTCTGCGCGCGCAGCAAACCGCGCAAACAGATAATGAAGGCAATGGCCAAGGGGTGACCAGCACATTCGTACCCAAAAACGATCCCTTCGTCCCGGCCTATGCCCCGGATTCACCATTTGCCAATAACGAAGGCCTCATCGGTATGCCTAATGTTGATCTGGCCGAAGAAGCAGTCAATCTCAATCTGGCAAAGATTCAATACAAAGCCAACATCAAAACCATTGAAGCCGCCTCCGAGCTCAGTGAAGAACTCTTCCGCCTCTTTGATGACAAAGCCTAG
- the tnpA gene encoding IS200/IS605 family transposase yields the protein MRLRKQGHCAYKCEYHLVLTSKYRRKIFNEGSFAYLRELITSFHEMLPEVEVLEINHDVDYVHLLLSIPPKMRVSDVVRTFKSYTGRLMKKRFEYMRKAYWGADGIWSDGYFVSTVGIGESVIKRYIQNQGEEDTGQAQLELK from the coding sequence ATGCGATTAAGGAAGCAAGGCCACTGTGCGTACAAATGCGAATACCATCTGGTTTTGACCAGCAAGTACCGGCGTAAAATTTTCAATGAAGGATCATTTGCCTATCTGCGGGAATTGATAACGAGTTTTCATGAGATGTTGCCTGAGGTTGAAGTGTTGGAGATCAATCACGATGTTGATTATGTGCACCTGCTGTTATCAATTCCCCCCAAGATGCGTGTCAGTGATGTGGTGCGAACGTTCAAATCATACACAGGCCGTCTTATGAAGAAAAGGTTTGAGTATATGCGCAAAGCATATTGGGGCGCAGATGGCATATGGTCCGACGGTTATTTTGTCAGCACAGTGGGCATCGGTGAGAGTGTTATTAAGCGCTATATTCAAAACCAGGGAGAAGAAGATACTGGACAAGCGCAGCTTGAACTAAAGTGA
- a CDS encoding DMT family transporter: MNDAKPTKTKIPPHQDKILHGVAFACTAFFCFTVMSAMNKLLTGQHHVMEIVFYRNLLAIIPCCAYIVITHKYHLLKTGQPFTLALRVTIGTIGLYLTFAAVQELPMANATVLFFMSTLLIPVLAHFFLKEYIGIHRWIAVAIGLTGVIIVAQPSPNVTAIGVTMALGAATCHGCMQVLLRALKSQNAFTITFYFFVGGVIVPGLFMPWVATTPTPESAFVMLGIGISGGLGQLFLTLAFQRAPASLLGPFNYTGLIWATGFDIWIWHIAPGWPVFIGTAIIIASNLYILHREHKKL; encoded by the coding sequence ATGAATGACGCAAAACCAACCAAGACCAAAATCCCGCCTCATCAGGATAAAATCCTGCACGGCGTCGCTTTCGCCTGCACGGCCTTTTTCTGCTTCACGGTCATGAGCGCAATGAATAAGCTGCTCACCGGCCAGCACCACGTCATGGAGATCGTCTTTTATCGGAACCTGCTGGCAATCATACCGTGCTGCGCCTATATTGTAATAACGCACAAATACCACCTGCTCAAAACCGGCCAGCCTTTCACACTAGCGCTGCGCGTAACAATCGGCACCATTGGACTCTACCTGACCTTCGCCGCCGTGCAGGAATTACCGATGGCCAACGCCACAGTGCTGTTTTTCATGTCCACACTGCTTATTCCCGTACTCGCCCATTTCTTCCTCAAAGAATATATCGGCATCCACCGCTGGATCGCTGTCGCCATTGGCTTGACAGGCGTGATAATCGTCGCCCAGCCTTCACCCAATGTCACGGCCATTGGCGTTACCATGGCTCTAGGTGCAGCCACTTGCCACGGCTGCATGCAGGTCCTACTACGCGCCCTCAAAAGCCAAAACGCCTTCACAATAACCTTTTATTTCTTCGTCGGCGGCGTGATTGTACCGGGCCTGTTCATGCCCTGGGTGGCGACTACACCCACCCCAGAATCCGCATTTGTTATGCTCGGCATAGGCATCAGCGGCGGCCTCGGCCAACTGTTCCTCACACTGGCTTTCCAGCGTGCGCCAGCCTCATTGCTCGGGCCCTTTAACTATACAGGCCTCATCTGGGCCACAGGCTTTGATATATGGATCTGGCACATCGCCCCAGGCTGGCCGGTCTTCATCGGCACCGCCATCATCATCGCCTCCAACCTCTATATCCTTCACCGGGAACACAAAAAACTGTGA
- the ilvC gene encoding ketol-acid reductoisomerase, translating into MNVYYDKDCDLELIKAKKVAIIGYGSQGHAHAQNIKDSGVKTVIIGLREGSASTAKAQGAGFTVIPPAKAAAEADVVMILAPDEHQADLYRDDIEPNLKQGAALMFAHGLNIHFGLIKPRADLDVIMVAPKGPGHTVRGEYQKGGGVPCLIAVAQNASGTAKDLALSYASAVGGGRSGIIETTFKDECETDLFGEQAVLCGGLEELIKAGYETLVEAGYPPEMAYFECLHETKLIVDLIYEAGISNMNYSVSNTAEYGGYVSGPRVITPETKAEMKRILEDIQSGKFVEGFMGGNKEGLSKLVEMREKNAAHPIEETGAKLRAMMPWIGKNKLVDKAKN; encoded by the coding sequence CTGAATGTTTACTATGATAAAGACTGTGATCTCGAACTGATCAAAGCCAAGAAAGTCGCCATCATCGGCTATGGCTCACAAGGCCATGCCCACGCGCAAAACATTAAAGACAGCGGCGTTAAAACCGTGATCATCGGTCTGCGTGAAGGCTCCGCATCCACCGCCAAAGCACAAGGTGCAGGCTTCACCGTCATACCCCCGGCCAAAGCCGCAGCCGAAGCTGATGTCGTCATGATCCTCGCCCCGGACGAGCACCAGGCCGACCTGTACCGCGACGACATCGAACCCAACCTCAAACAAGGCGCAGCCCTGATGTTTGCCCACGGCCTGAACATCCATTTCGGCCTGATCAAACCGCGCGCCGACCTTGACGTCATTATGGTCGCTCCGAAAGGCCCCGGCCACACTGTCCGCGGCGAATATCAAAAAGGCGGTGGTGTGCCGTGCCTGATCGCCGTAGCGCAAAACGCTTCCGGCACAGCCAAAGACCTCGCCCTGTCATACGCCAGCGCCGTTGGCGGTGGCCGCTCCGGCATCATCGAAACAACGTTTAAAGACGAATGCGAAACCGACCTGTTTGGTGAACAAGCCGTGCTATGCGGCGGTCTGGAAGAGCTGATCAAAGCCGGCTACGAAACATTGGTCGAAGCAGGCTACCCGCCCGAAATGGCCTATTTCGAATGCCTGCACGAAACCAAGCTGATCGTCGATCTGATCTATGAAGCCGGAATCAGCAACATGAACTATTCCGTCTCCAACACCGCCGAATATGGCGGCTACGTTTCCGGCCCGCGTGTGATTACGCCCGAAACCAAAGCCGAAATGAAACGCATCCTCGAAGACATCCAGTCTGGCAAATTCGTCGAAGGCTTCATGGGCGGCAACAAGGAAGGCCTGTCCAAACTTGTTGAAATGCGCGAAAAAAATGCCGCCCATCCGATCGAGGAAACCGGCGCCAAGCTTCGCGCCATGATGCCCTGGATCGGCAAAAACAAACTGGTTGATAAGGCCAAAAACTGA
- the ilvN gene encoding acetolactate synthase small subunit gives MQAIKKKNRNSKSVYAPNPLQQEEESHTLAIVVENEPGVLARVIGRFTGRGYNIDSLTVAETDHEENTSRITIVCSGTPAVIEQIKAQLRQIVPVKRVRDLTTFGPHIERELALIKVAGTGEKRIEALRLADVFRAQPLDSTLESFVFELTGTTEKVNAFIDLMKPLGLVDVSRTGIAAISRGSTTHDDKD, from the coding sequence ATCCAGGCAATCAAAAAGAAAAACCGCAATTCAAAATCCGTTTATGCGCCAAATCCGTTGCAGCAGGAAGAAGAAAGCCATACGCTGGCGATTGTCGTAGAAAACGAACCGGGCGTTTTAGCCCGCGTCATTGGCCGCTTTACCGGCCGCGGCTATAATATCGACAGCTTGACCGTCGCCGAAACCGATCACGAGGAAAACACCTCGCGTATCACCATCGTCTGCTCAGGCACGCCAGCGGTTATCGAACAAATCAAGGCCCAGCTCCGGCAGATCGTACCCGTCAAGCGTGTGCGCGACCTCACCACATTCGGCCCGCATATAGAGCGCGAACTAGCGCTCATCAAAGTTGCCGGCACCGGAGAAAAACGCATCGAAGCCTTAAGGCTTGCCGATGTTTTCCGCGCTCAACCGCTCGATTCCACGCTGGAATCTTTCGTCTTTGAACTCACTGGCACAACAGAAAAAGTCAACGCCTTCATTGACTTAATGAAGCCTTTAGGCCTCGTCGATGTCAGCCGCACGGGCATTGCCGCCATTTCCCGCGGCTCTACCACCCATGATGATAAGGATTAA
- a CDS encoding acetolactate synthase 3 large subunit codes for MTGAEIIIQALIDQGVEVVFGYPGGAVLPIYDEIFKNQDKIKHVLVRQEGGALHAAEGYARSTGKVGCALVTSGPGATNAVTGLTDALLDSIPLVCITGQVPTFLVGTDAFQEADTTGITRPCTKHNYLIKDANKVADIIHEAFHVARSGRPGPVVIDIPKDVQFAKGAYKKALKPSLQTYQPKTEADRAAIEAAVALMANAKKPVFYTGGGVINAGTEASKLLRELVRETGFPITSTLMGLGAYPASDKQWLGMLGMHGTFEANLAMHDCDVMINIGARFDDRVTGRTDKFSPHSTKIHIDIDPSSINKNIHVDIPIVADAASALKMMIDVWKKHRYKADREALDKWRKQIEGWRAKNCLAYKNSDTVIKPQYALERLRDALAKDPREKYITTEVGQHQMWAAQFLPFNEPNRWMTSGGLGTMGYGLPAAVGVQMAHKDSLVVNISGDGSVQMNIQEIGTAIQYKLPVKIFILNNSWLGMVRQWQELLHGERYSETYSESLPDFVKLAEAYGGVGLRAETPDELDDVIEKMLKTDRLTIVDVCVDQRENIFPMIPSGKAHNEMILSPDADKFDKSLV; via the coding sequence ATGACCGGTGCGGAAATAATCATTCAAGCCCTGATCGACCAGGGTGTTGAAGTTGTCTTTGGCTATCCGGGCGGTGCGGTTCTGCCCATCTATGATGAAATTTTCAAAAATCAGGACAAAATCAAGCACGTCCTGGTCCGCCAGGAAGGCGGCGCCCTCCACGCTGCCGAAGGCTACGCCCGCTCAACCGGCAAAGTTGGCTGCGCGCTCGTCACCTCCGGCCCCGGCGCAACCAATGCGGTCACCGGCCTGACCGATGCCCTGCTCGATTCCATTCCCCTCGTTTGCATCACCGGACAGGTCCCGACCTTCCTGGTCGGCACCGATGCATTTCAGGAAGCAGACACCACCGGCATCACGCGCCCCTGCACCAAACATAATTACTTAATAAAGGACGCCAACAAGGTTGCCGATATTATACACGAAGCCTTCCACGTCGCGCGCTCTGGCCGCCCCGGGCCCGTAGTTATTGATATCCCTAAAGACGTTCAGTTTGCAAAAGGCGCTTATAAAAAAGCGCTAAAACCATCCCTGCAAACCTATCAACCCAAAACGGAAGCCGACCGCGCAGCAATCGAAGCTGCTGTCGCCCTTATGGCCAACGCTAAAAAACCTGTTTTTTACACCGGCGGCGGCGTTATCAACGCCGGCACCGAAGCCTCAAAGCTTTTGCGCGAACTCGTCCGAGAAACGGGCTTCCCGATCACCTCCACATTAATGGGCCTAGGCGCATACCCGGCCAGCGACAAACAATGGCTCGGCATGCTCGGCATGCACGGCACATTCGAAGCAAACCTCGCGATGCATGATTGTGACGTCATGATCAATATCGGCGCACGCTTTGACGACCGCGTCACCGGACGCACCGATAAATTCTCACCCCATTCCACCAAAATCCACATCGATATCGACCCCAGCTCAATCAATAAAAATATCCATGTCGACATTCCCATCGTTGCCGACGCCGCCAGCGCGCTCAAGATGATGATCGATGTCTGGAAAAAACACCGTTATAAAGCCGATCGTGAAGCGCTGGACAAATGGAGGAAACAGATCGAAGGCTGGCGCGCAAAAAACTGCCTCGCTTATAAAAACAGCGACACGGTAATCAAACCGCAATACGCGCTCGAACGCCTGCGCGATGCGCTTGCCAAAGACCCCCGCGAAAAATACATCACCACCGAGGTTGGCCAGCACCAGATGTGGGCCGCGCAATTCCTGCCGTTCAATGAACCCAACCGCTGGATGACCTCCGGCGGCCTTGGCACCATGGGCTACGGCCTGCCCGCCGCCGTCGGTGTACAAATGGCACACAAAGATTCTCTGGTTGTCAATATCTCCGGCGACGGTTCCGTCCAAATGAACATTCAGGAAATCGGCACCGCCATCCAATACAAACTACCGGTAAAGATCTTTATTCTAAATAATAGCTGGCTGGGCATGGTCCGCCAGTGGCAGGAACTCTTGCACGGCGAGCGCTATTCTGAGACATACTCCGAGAGCCTGCCCGACTTCGTCAAGCTTGCCGAAGCCTATGGTGGTGTTGGTCTGCGCGCTGAAACACCGGATGAACTTGATGATGTCATTGAAAAAATGCTCAAAACCGATCGCCTGACAATCGTTGATGTGTGCGTTGACCAAAGAGAAAACATCTTCCCGATGATCCCTTCCGGCAAGGCTCACAATGAAATGATCCTGTCCCCCGATGCTGACAAGTTCGATAAGAGTTTGGTATAA
- the hemN gene encoding oxygen-independent coproporphyrinogen III oxidase, translating to MRCNLRETMLKLDRPVPRYTSYPTAPHFQPLEDEQLYPQMLSRLPERSRLSLYLHVPFCPKMCWYCGCHTKITQRYGPVEDYAHLMIREIEILADALGDKGQRISHIHFGGGSPGMLRARDFDLVMSRIRKSFTIEETAEIAIEIDPRELTEGRVQAYADNGVNRISLGVQDFNDNVLEAVNRPQPFELSEKAVALFRGRGVDRVNMDLLYGLPHQTPETMKATIEKVIALDPDRVALFGYAHVPWMKKHMRLIDEGALPDKTMRFDLFESGALALEQAGYFPVGIDHFAKGNDPLVQAAKEGRLRRNFQGYTDDAADALIGVGASSIGFLPGGYVQNAVDMPLYREQILASKLTAAKYCPISAEDALRADVIERLMCDFGVDVGGLCARHGFEQEHLDVEIAALEPYKGLDFVQMEGRVLTMNPKARMMVRIVASVFDAYIPNADTPVPQRHSKAI from the coding sequence ATGCGTTGTAACTTGCGAGAAACCATGTTGAAGCTTGACCGGCCAGTGCCGCGTTATACGAGCTACCCGACCGCACCGCATTTTCAGCCGCTTGAGGACGAACAGCTTTATCCGCAAATGCTTAGCCGTTTACCGGAAAGGTCGCGGTTGTCGCTCTATCTTCATGTGCCGTTTTGTCCGAAAATGTGTTGGTATTGCGGGTGTCATACCAAAATCACGCAGCGTTACGGACCGGTTGAGGATTATGCACATTTGATGATCCGCGAGATTGAGATTCTCGCCGATGCGCTGGGCGATAAGGGGCAGCGCATCTCGCATATTCATTTTGGCGGCGGTTCGCCGGGGATGCTGCGGGCACGGGATTTTGATCTGGTGATGAGCCGTATCCGCAAGAGTTTCACAATTGAAGAAACTGCCGAGATTGCCATTGAGATTGATCCGCGGGAGCTGACCGAAGGACGCGTTCAGGCCTATGCCGATAATGGCGTAAACCGGATTAGTCTGGGCGTTCAGGATTTTAATGACAATGTTTTGGAGGCTGTGAACCGGCCACAGCCTTTTGAGCTTAGTGAGAAGGCGGTTGCGTTGTTTCGCGGGCGCGGGGTTGATCGCGTCAATATGGATTTGCTTTATGGTTTGCCGCATCAGACGCCGGAAACGATGAAAGCAACGATTGAAAAAGTGATTGCGCTTGATCCTGACCGGGTGGCGTTGTTTGGTTATGCACATGTGCCGTGGATGAAAAAGCATATGCGTTTGATTGATGAGGGCGCGCTTCCCGATAAAACGATGCGTTTCGATTTGTTTGAATCGGGGGCGCTGGCGTTAGAGCAGGCAGGCTATTTCCCGGTAGGAATTGATCATTTTGCAAAGGGGAATGATCCGCTGGTACAGGCGGCAAAAGAAGGCCGCTTGCGGCGGAATTTTCAAGGATACACAGATGATGCCGCCGATGCGTTGATTGGGGTCGGGGCATCTTCTATTGGTTTCTTGCCGGGTGGGTATGTTCAAAATGCGGTGGATATGCCGCTTTATCGCGAGCAGATTCTGGCGAGCAAGCTCACGGCGGCGAAATATTGTCCGATCAGTGCAGAAGATGCTTTGCGCGCAGATGTGATTGAGCGGTTGATGTGTGATTTTGGCGTCGATGTGGGGGGGCTGTGCGCCCGGCATGGTTTTGAGCAAGAGCATTTGGATGTAGAGATTGCGGCGCTTGAACCATATAAAGGGCTTGATTTTGTTCAGATGGAGGGGCGCGTTTTGACAATGAATCCCAAGGCGCGGATGATGGTACGAATTGTCGCGTCTGTTTTTGATGCCTATATCCCAAATGCGGATACGCCAGTGCCTCAGCGGCATTCCAAAGCGATTTAG
- a CDS encoding CBS domain-containing protein yields MTETVVRVGADDNLTTAAQKMKEADCGVLPVGNGDNLQGMITDRDIVIRALAEGKNPDEAKVGDYMTNKVYACNEEDFLEDAADKMRSHNVSRLIVRNHEGQVTGILSFGNILRKNADAEEVAKIVERAVFKVVA; encoded by the coding sequence ATGACCGAAACGGTTGTCAGAGTTGGCGCAGATGATAACCTTACGACAGCAGCGCAGAAGATGAAAGAGGCCGATTGTGGTGTATTGCCCGTGGGAAACGGCGATAATTTGCAAGGGATGATCACAGATCGTGATATTGTGATACGCGCGCTTGCGGAAGGCAAGAACCCGGATGAAGCCAAAGTCGGCGATTACATGACCAATAAGGTTTATGCCTGCAACGAAGAGGATTTCCTTGAGGATGCCGCCGATAAGATGCGTTCCCACAATGTAAGCCGTTTAATTGTCCGTAATCACGAAGGCCAGGTGACCGGTATTTTGTCCTTTGGCAATATTCTGCGCAAAAACGCCGATGCCGAGGAAGTTGCGAAGATTGTGGAACGCGCAGTTTTTAAAGTTGTGGCTTAA
- a CDS encoding succinylglutamate desuccinylase/aspartoacylase family protein, protein MTKDLVIGGTIIKRGERKRVYLDVAKLYDFTNMNIPIEVIRGKQDGPVLFVSGAVHGDELNGIEIVRQLLTKKTLSHIKGTLIAVPIVNVFGFNTKSRYLPDRRDLNRSFPGSKTGSLTGQLAHIFMKEIVEKCTHGIDLHCAAIHRINLPQIRACLDDPETQAMAEAFNVPVVMHSELRDGSLREATRELGIPTLLFEGGEALRFNGKVIKSGLQGVLSVMREIGMLPQKNKTKTKEVFIARSSHWIRAPHSGILSSKKKIGQRVKKGQILGVISDPFGREKHEVLARRTGIIVGAVTLPLVNKGDAAFHVATFEDASAVEEHVDMFEEQLDSGHGARFLD, encoded by the coding sequence ATGACAAAAGATCTTGTTATAGGCGGAACGATAATCAAACGGGGAGAACGTAAACGTGTTTATCTCGATGTTGCCAAGCTTTACGATTTCACGAATATGAATATTCCTATCGAGGTGATCCGTGGAAAACAGGACGGACCGGTGTTATTCGTCAGCGGCGCCGTACATGGAGATGAACTCAACGGCATTGAAATTGTTCGCCAGCTTCTGACCAAAAAAACTCTTAGCCATATTAAAGGAACGCTCATTGCCGTGCCGATTGTTAATGTGTTCGGGTTCAATACAAAATCGAGATATCTACCAGATCGACGGGATTTAAACCGAAGTTTTCCCGGCTCCAAAACCGGTTCGCTCACAGGACAGCTTGCTCATATCTTTATGAAGGAAATCGTTGAAAAATGTACTCACGGCATTGATCTGCATTGCGCCGCCATTCATCGCATTAATCTCCCGCAGATACGCGCTTGCCTTGATGATCCTGAGACACAAGCCATGGCAGAGGCTTTTAATGTGCCTGTTGTCATGCATTCTGAATTGCGCGACGGATCCCTGCGCGAAGCAACGCGCGAACTGGGCATACCAACCCTGCTTTTTGAAGGTGGAGAAGCCCTCAGGTTTAATGGAAAAGTCATTAAGAGCGGTCTGCAAGGTGTGCTGTCTGTCATGCGTGAAATTGGTATGCTTCCGCAAAAAAACAAAACGAAAACCAAGGAGGTTTTTATTGCCCGCTCCAGTCATTGGATACGCGCACCTCACAGCGGTATTTTATCGTCAAAAAAGAAAATCGGGCAGCGCGTAAAAAAAGGACAAATCCTTGGCGTTATTTCCGACCCATTTGGCAGAGAAAAACACGAAGTTCTGGCCCGCAGAACAGGCATTATTGTTGGCGCTGTAACGCTTCCGCTTGTCAATAAGGGAGATGCCGCCTTCCATGTGGCCACTTTTGAAGATGCCTCGGCTGTAGAAGAGCATGTTGATATGTTTGAAGAACAGCTCGATAGCGGTCATGGAGCAAGATTTTTAGATTAA
- the rimK gene encoding 30S ribosomal protein S6--L-glutamate ligase, with translation MKIGILSCGPTLYSTMRLVEAAKEHGHEVQVVNPLKCFMNINSVDNEIHYQDKILRLDAVISRIAASVSFYGTAVVRQFEMSGIYALNGSLAITRSRDKLRAHQILSRKKLGMPITGFAHSTSNIDDLIEVAGGAPLVIKLLEGAQGKGVILTETKKAAESVIEAFRGLDAHFLIQEFIEESGGTDIRCFVIGDKVVATMMRRSQDGDFRSNLHSGGKGEKVKITPEERKTAVSAAKAMGLDVAGVDLIRSKRGPLVLEVNSSPGLEGIEAVSKKDIAGLMIEHVEKNVHSPKKSRENKG, from the coding sequence ATGAAAATCGGTATTCTCTCATGTGGCCCAACGCTCTATTCCACCATGCGCCTTGTCGAGGCAGCAAAGGAGCATGGACATGAGGTACAGGTTGTTAATCCGCTTAAATGCTTTATGAACATCAATTCCGTAGACAATGAAATTCATTACCAAGATAAAATTCTGCGCCTTGATGCAGTGATATCGAGAATTGCTGCTTCTGTCTCTTTTTATGGAACCGCTGTTGTACGGCAATTTGAAATGTCCGGTATTTATGCCTTGAATGGGTCGCTGGCAATCACACGATCCCGTGATAAGCTGCGGGCACATCAAATTTTATCGCGTAAAAAGCTTGGCATGCCAATTACAGGCTTTGCGCATTCAACCAGCAATATTGACGATCTTATCGAAGTCGCAGGTGGCGCACCACTGGTCATCAAGCTATTGGAAGGTGCACAAGGAAAAGGCGTTATCCTGACTGAAACAAAAAAGGCTGCAGAAAGCGTTATTGAAGCTTTTAGAGGGCTGGATGCACACTTCCTTATTCAGGAGTTTATTGAGGAATCTGGCGGCACGGACATTCGCTGTTTCGTTATTGGCGATAAGGTTGTCGCAACTATGATGCGCAGGTCGCAAGATGGAGATTTTCGTTCCAACCTTCATAGCGGCGGTAAGGGCGAAAAAGTTAAAATTACACCTGAAGAGCGCAAAACAGCCGTTTCAGCGGCAAAAGCAATGGGCCTTGATGTAGCAGGTGTGGATTTGATCCGCTCAAAACGTGGTCCGCTGGTGCTTGAAGTAAACTCTTCTCCTGGCCTGGAAGGTATAGAAGCTGTATCCAAGAAAGATATTGCGGGATTAATGATTGAACATGTCGAAAAGAATGTGCATTCACCAAAGAAAAGCCGGGAGAATAAAGGATAG